Proteins co-encoded in one Nematostella vectensis chromosome 15, jaNemVect1.1, whole genome shotgun sequence genomic window:
- the LOC5512452 gene encoding gamma-aminobutyric acid receptor alpha-like isoform X1: MSLRRNSPWNTREPSIRRISRIYSKMRVQILLLVMAVCINARSAQGSAFNALDAEKLKVLDESNTIAGRNMSKLLKLVLVDYDKNIRPFYGVKPIKVMVDILILSFGEIQEADMVFTMDIYLGQFWQDPRFAFGLNKTVSLGGLFVDRFWIPDTFFVNSVDTEIHKMISPNKKVWLNLDQGHIMLSTRLKSRATCKMDLRKYPMDLQTCHLALESFSFDEEDLMYEWKKPVGSDVFIYDAEMAQFTVVNVKRKLKHPLYHSRRFSGMTVTFKFQRRTMYYIFQMYIPCVCIVALSWVSFWVDADAVPARVGLSITTVLTICYMLGSVNSNLPRVSYLKAIDYFLLLSFGFIFLTLVEYVFVLKYAKRKRFQGSFCPEKKFDHEVEEEWPEDHKMMQVRIQIGKTAYSFTDSISTLSSTGTNKPVNGDIIRTTPKKPIRTCNHSRPMLRKVTKSGRKDAVVAFFKRHFRGQEWENWIDKCSRLLFPFFYGVFLLVYFVYFFCF; the protein is encoded by the exons aTGAGAGTTCAGATTCTCCTCCTAGTGATGGCGGTTTGCATTAATGCGCGATCCGCCCAAGGGTCCGCATTTAACGCCTT GGATGCGGAGAAATTGAAGGTTCTTGACGAGAGCAACACGATTGCGGGGCGGAACATGTCAAAGCTTTTAAAGCTGGTCCTCGTAGACTACGACAAAAACATTCGCCCGTTCTACGGAG TGAAGCCCATCAAAGTGATGGTGGACATTCTCATCTTGTCCTTTGGGGAGATACAGGAGGCTGACATG GTTTTTACCATGGATATATACCTCGGTCAGTTCTGGCAAGACCCGCGGTTTGCCTTTGGATTGAACAAGACAGTGAGCTTAGGGGGTTTATTCGTGGACCGATTTTGGATTCCGGACACCTTCTTTGTCAACTCGGTGGACACAGAGATTCATAAGATGATATCACCGAACAAGAAAGTCTGGCTAAACCTGGACCAAGGGCACATTATGTTGAGCACAAG GTTGAAATCTAGAGCAACGTGTAAAATGGATCTACGCAAATACCCTATGGATCTCCAAACGTGCCATCTTGCTCTAGAGAGCT TCTCGTTTGACGAAGAAGATCTCATGTACGAGTGGAAAAAACCTGTCGGAAGTGACGTGTTTATATACGACGCAGAAATGGCGCAGTTCACTGTTGTTAACGTCAAACGCAAGCTGAAGCATCCGCTCTATCATTCAC GCCGCTTCTCTGGCATGACTGTCACCTTCAAGTTCCAGCGTCGCACGATGTACTACATCTTCCAGATGTATATCCCGTGTGTGTGCATTGTGGCCCTGTCTTGGGTCAGCTTCTGGGTGGATGCGGACGCAGTCCCCGCAAGAGTTGGCCTAAGCATCACCACCGTACTCACCATCTGCTACATGCTCGGATCCGTGAACTCCAACTTACCTCGGGTCTCTTATCTCAAGGCGATAGACTATTTCCTGTTGTTGTCATTTGGGTTTATATTCTTGACGCTTGTCGAGTATGTGTTTGTCCTGAAGTACGCCAAGAGGAAGAGATTTCAAGGGAGTTTTTGCCCGGAGAAGAAGTTTGATCATGAGGTCGAGGAGGAGTGG CCCGAGGACCACAAGATGATGCAGGTCCGGATCCAGATCGGCAAGACCGCTTACTCCTTCACCGACTCCATCAGCACCCTTTCCTCTACAGGGACAAACAAGCCGGTAAATGGGGACATAATTCGGACCACGCCCAAAAAGCCCATCCGAACCTGCAACCACTCAAGGCCCATGTTGCGAAAGGTTACGAAAAGTGGACGCAAAGACGCCGTAGTCGCCTTCTTCAAGAGACATTTCCGTGGACAAGAATGGGAGAATTGGATTGACAAGTGCTCAAGGCTCCTCTTCCCATTCTTTTATGGTGTCTTCTTGCTCGTGTATTTTGTCTACTTCTTCTGTTTTTAG
- the LOC5512452 gene encoding gamma-aminobutyric acid receptor alpha-like isoform X2, translating to MRVQILLLVMAVCINARSAQGSAFNALDAEKLKVLDESNTIAGRNMSKLLKLVLVDYDKNIRPFYGVKPIKVMVDILILSFGEIQEADMVFTMDIYLGQFWQDPRFAFGLNKTVSLGGLFVDRFWIPDTFFVNSVDTEIHKMISPNKKVWLNLDQGHIMLSTRLKSRATCKMDLRKYPMDLQTCHLALESFSFDEEDLMYEWKKPVGSDVFIYDAEMAQFTVVNVKRKLKHPLYHSRRFSGMTVTFKFQRRTMYYIFQMYIPCVCIVALSWVSFWVDADAVPARVGLSITTVLTICYMLGSVNSNLPRVSYLKAIDYFLLLSFGFIFLTLVEYVFVLKYAKRKRFQGSFCPEKKFDHEVEEEWPEDHKMMQVRIQIGKTAYSFTDSISTLSSTGTNKPVNGDIIRTTPKKPIRTCNHSRPMLRKVTKSGRKDAVVAFFKRHFRGQEWENWIDKCSRLLFPFFYGVFLLVYFVYFFCF from the exons aTGAGAGTTCAGATTCTCCTCCTAGTGATGGCGGTTTGCATTAATGCGCGATCCGCCCAAGGGTCCGCATTTAACGCCTT GGATGCGGAGAAATTGAAGGTTCTTGACGAGAGCAACACGATTGCGGGGCGGAACATGTCAAAGCTTTTAAAGCTGGTCCTCGTAGACTACGACAAAAACATTCGCCCGTTCTACGGAG TGAAGCCCATCAAAGTGATGGTGGACATTCTCATCTTGTCCTTTGGGGAGATACAGGAGGCTGACATG GTTTTTACCATGGATATATACCTCGGTCAGTTCTGGCAAGACCCGCGGTTTGCCTTTGGATTGAACAAGACAGTGAGCTTAGGGGGTTTATTCGTGGACCGATTTTGGATTCCGGACACCTTCTTTGTCAACTCGGTGGACACAGAGATTCATAAGATGATATCACCGAACAAGAAAGTCTGGCTAAACCTGGACCAAGGGCACATTATGTTGAGCACAAG GTTGAAATCTAGAGCAACGTGTAAAATGGATCTACGCAAATACCCTATGGATCTCCAAACGTGCCATCTTGCTCTAGAGAGCT TCTCGTTTGACGAAGAAGATCTCATGTACGAGTGGAAAAAACCTGTCGGAAGTGACGTGTTTATATACGACGCAGAAATGGCGCAGTTCACTGTTGTTAACGTCAAACGCAAGCTGAAGCATCCGCTCTATCATTCAC GCCGCTTCTCTGGCATGACTGTCACCTTCAAGTTCCAGCGTCGCACGATGTACTACATCTTCCAGATGTATATCCCGTGTGTGTGCATTGTGGCCCTGTCTTGGGTCAGCTTCTGGGTGGATGCGGACGCAGTCCCCGCAAGAGTTGGCCTAAGCATCACCACCGTACTCACCATCTGCTACATGCTCGGATCCGTGAACTCCAACTTACCTCGGGTCTCTTATCTCAAGGCGATAGACTATTTCCTGTTGTTGTCATTTGGGTTTATATTCTTGACGCTTGTCGAGTATGTGTTTGTCCTGAAGTACGCCAAGAGGAAGAGATTTCAAGGGAGTTTTTGCCCGGAGAAGAAGTTTGATCATGAGGTCGAGGAGGAGTGG CCCGAGGACCACAAGATGATGCAGGTCCGGATCCAGATCGGCAAGACCGCTTACTCCTTCACCGACTCCATCAGCACCCTTTCCTCTACAGGGACAAACAAGCCGGTAAATGGGGACATAATTCGGACCACGCCCAAAAAGCCCATCCGAACCTGCAACCACTCAAGGCCCATGTTGCGAAAGGTTACGAAAAGTGGACGCAAAGACGCCGTAGTCGCCTTCTTCAAGAGACATTTCCGTGGACAAGAATGGGAGAATTGGATTGACAAGTGCTCAAGGCTCCTCTTCCCATTCTTTTATGGTGTCTTCTTGCTCGTGTATTTTGTCTACTTCTTCTGTTTTTAG